From a region of the Panicum virgatum strain AP13 chromosome 2K, P.virgatum_v5, whole genome shotgun sequence genome:
- the LOC120686472 gene encoding probable E3 ubiquitin-protein ligase ATL44: MRRLLASVERLAAVAAATPAAAASSVGVHTDTFLILAAVLCFLLCVVGLAFVARCSRLCNPSAYSVDAGPGGGAAMPPPAARKGVEKEALRKLPTVPFEGAGGDGGERPECAICLAEFARGDEVRALPPCGHAFHAACVDTWLLCTSTCPSCRSALVLLAPADPPRCCASAQAAPAGPEYSATVVVERGPCRTSVP, translated from the coding sequence ATGCGGCGCCTCCTGGCCTCCGTCGAGCGCCTGGCCGCGGTGGCcgccgcgacgccggcggcggcggcgtcgtccgTGGGCGTCCACACGGACACGTtcctcatcctcgccgccgtgctctgCTTCCTGCTCTGCGTCGTCGGGCTCGCCTTCGTCGCGCGGTGCTCGCGGCTGTGCAACCCCTCGGCCTACTCCGTCGACGCAgggcccggcggcggggcggcaatgccgccgccggcggcgcgcaagGGGGTGGAGAAGGAGGCGCTGCGGAAGCTGCCGACCGTGCCGTTCGAGGGGGCGGGGGGCGACGGCGGGGAGCGGCCGGAGTGCGCCATCTGCCTCGCCGAGTTCGCGCGCGGGGACGAGGTCCGCGCGCTCCCGCCGTGCGGCCACGCCTTCCACGCGGCCTGCGTCGACACCTGGCTCCTCTGCACCTCCACGTGCCCCTCCTGCCGCAGCGCGCTCGTGCTGCTGGCGCCGGCGGATCCTCCCCGTTGCTGCGCGTCGGCGCAGGCGGCCCCCGCGGGGCCAGAGTACTCCGCCACCGTCGTCGTCGAGCGCGGCCCTTGCCGGACGTCGGTGCCGTAG